A single Wolbachia endosymbiont (group A) of Bibio marci DNA region contains:
- the recJ gene encoding single-stranded-DNA-specific exonuclease RecJ has product MLLEIEKRSITNALWKLQEADQREILTLIQRFELPEVLARILVTRGVNIENASDFLYPLIRLLLPDPFHLLDMDKAVSRIIRAIKNNENIAIFGDYDVDGATSSALINRYLRAIGIHSIIYIPDRVDEGYGLNTDALLQLKKNGIDLCISVDCGTLAYQPIEDAKVFGLDIIVVDHHLGTEKLPSAVAVVNPNRLDESSPYNNLAAVGVSFLLIVALNKSLREQGFFTNKKEPDLFDLLDLVALGTVCDVMQITGLNRAFVSQGLKVMSARKNVGLRVLFDALGILEKPSVSRLGFSIGPCINAGGRIGEASLGARLLSTDDEEEAHSIVLKLIDLNNARKVLENEALLEATAQAEKFAQLGVNFIMVSGNWHQGIIGIIASRLKEQFHLPTIVMSLNNGIGKASCRSILGVDIGAAVLSAKFINLIIEGGGHSMAAGFSIKEDKINDLHDFFTERFSNSINEKTLKADSIVTAKAINLSLWNQLQRLGPFGVGNPEPRFIIQGAKIRKPEVIGVDHIKCFIADDNIMVRAIAFRSANTHLGSAIMQGNVKAILGKISMNYWNGNEFVQFLIEDVLTIS; this is encoded by the coding sequence ATGCTACTTGAAATTGAAAAGCGCAGCATAACAAATGCATTGTGGAAGTTACAAGAAGCAGATCAAAGGGAAATCTTAACTCTTATACAGAGATTTGAGTTGCCAGAAGTACTAGCAAGAATATTGGTTACTCGTGGTGTTAACATAGAAAATGCAAGCGACTTCTTATATCCACTAATCAGATTGCTATTACCAGATCCCTTTCACCTTCTTGATATGGATAAAGCTGTTTCTCGTATAATACGGGCAATAAAAAATAATGAAAACATTGCAATATTTGGTGACTATGATGTTGATGGTGCAACGTCGTCAGCATTGATCAACAGGTACCTAAGAGCAATCGGTATACACTCTATAATCTACATTCCAGATCGTGTTGATGAGGGCTATGGATTAAACACAGATGCTTTATTACAACTTAAAAAAAACGGGATCGATTTATGTATTTCCGTTGATTGTGGTACGCTTGCATATCAACCAATAGAAGATGCAAAGGTCTTTGGTCTTGATATTATAGTTGTCGATCATCATCTTGGTACGGAAAAATTACCAAGCGCCGTAGCAGTTGTTAACCCAAACCGCCTTGATGAGAGCTCTCCTTATAATAACTTAGCAGCAGTTGGAGTGTCATTTCTGCTAATTGTTGCTCTTAATAAAAGCCTACGTGAGCAAGGATTTTTTACCAACAAAAAAGAACCAGATTTATTTGATCTGCTGGATTTGGTTGCCCTGGGAACTGTCTGTGATGTTATGCAGATTACCGGCCTAAATAGAGCATTTGTCTCACAAGGATTAAAAGTGATGTCAGCAAGAAAAAACGTTGGCTTGCGTGTTTTATTTGATGCTTTGGGAATTCTTGAAAAACCAAGTGTTTCGCGGTTAGGGTTTAGTATTGGGCCATGCATAAATGCTGGAGGAAGAATCGGAGAAGCATCGCTTGGTGCACGGCTACTTTCTACGGATGATGAAGAAGAGGCACATTCAATCGTGCTAAAATTAATAGATTTGAATAATGCAAGGAAAGTGTTAGAAAATGAGGCTCTCTTAGAAGCCACAGCACAAGCGGAAAAATTTGCCCAATTAGGTGTAAATTTTATAATGGTAAGTGGCAATTGGCACCAGGGGATAATCGGTATAATTGCATCAAGGCTAAAGGAGCAGTTTCACTTACCAACGATAGTGATGTCTTTAAACAATGGAATAGGAAAAGCAAGCTGTAGATCAATTTTGGGAGTTGATATCGGTGCTGCAGTCCTTTCCGCAAAGTTTATAAATTTGATTATTGAAGGTGGTGGCCATAGTATGGCGGCAGGATTTTCAATTAAAGAAGACAAAATAAATGATTTGCATGATTTTTTTACTGAAAGATTTTCAAACTCTATAAATGAGAAAACTTTAAAAGCTGATAGTATAGTAACTGCTAAAGCAATAAATTTATCTTTATGGAATCAATTGCAACGCTTGGGACCATTTGGAGTTGGGAATCCTGAACCAAGGTTTATTATCCAAGGAGCAAAGATAAGAAAGCCTGAAGTTATAGGAGTTGACCATATAAAATGTTTTATTGCTGATGATAATATTATGGTAAGAGCTATTGCATTTCGTTCTGCAAATACTCATCTTGGCTCTGCTATCATGCAGGGTAATGTTAAAGCTATTTTGGGTAAAATCTCTATGAATTACTGGAATGGCAATGAATTTGTACAATTTTTAATAGAAGATGTATTGACCATTAGTTGA
- a CDS encoding IscS subfamily cysteine desulfurase has protein sequence MNVESKKIHDAKIKLPIFLDYQSTTKVDPRVLEVMIPYFGEFSNAHSRSHSFGWTAEEAVEKARKHIADLVNADSKEIIFTSGATESNNTAIKGVAHFYKNKGNHIITVCTEHKCVLDSCRHLENEGFKVTYLPVKQNGIIDLSKLEEAITDKTILVSVMMVNNEIGVIQPVKEVGAVCRKHNIFFHTDAAQSFGKVPIDVNEMCIDLMSLSSHKIYGPMGIGALYVRRKNPRVRLIPLISGGGQERGMRSGTVPTPLAVGFGEAARIAREEMKKETTRVEELRDILYNKIKEAFPDIVLNGDYENRIPGNLNLSFSYVEGESLIMAIKDLAVSSGSACTSASLEPSYVVRSLNNGHDLEHSSIRFGLGRFTTKEEVLYAADLVAKNVGRLREMSPLWEMVQEGVDLNTVKWDSH, from the coding sequence ATGAATGTTGAAAGTAAAAAAATACATGATGCTAAAATAAAATTACCAATATTTCTTGATTATCAATCTACTACTAAAGTAGATCCCCGTGTTTTAGAGGTGATGATACCTTACTTTGGTGAGTTCAGTAATGCACACTCTCGCAGCCATTCATTTGGTTGGACTGCTGAAGAAGCAGTGGAAAAAGCAAGGAAACATATCGCTGATCTGGTGAATGCAGATAGCAAAGAAATTATCTTTACCTCAGGTGCAACTGAGTCAAATAATACGGCAATCAAGGGCGTTGCTCACTTTTATAAAAATAAAGGAAATCATATAATAACTGTCTGCACGGAGCATAAGTGTGTTCTGGATTCTTGTCGGCATCTGGAAAATGAAGGCTTTAAAGTTACATATTTGCCTGTTAAGCAAAACGGAATTATAGATTTATCAAAGCTTGAGGAAGCAATTACTGATAAAACAATCCTGGTTTCAGTGATGATGGTAAATAATGAAATCGGAGTAATTCAGCCTGTCAAAGAAGTTGGTGCAGTATGTAGAAAGCATAATATATTTTTCCACACAGATGCAGCTCAAAGCTTTGGAAAAGTTCCAATTGATGTTAATGAGATGTGCATTGATCTTATGAGTCTCTCTAGCCACAAAATTTATGGACCTATGGGAATAGGTGCATTATATGTCCGTAGAAAGAATCCTCGTGTTAGGCTGATACCACTAATTAGTGGTGGTGGACAAGAAAGAGGTATGCGTTCTGGAACAGTTCCAACACCTCTTGCAGTTGGTTTTGGTGAAGCGGCACGTATTGCTAGAGAAGAAATGAAAAAAGAAACAACTAGAGTGGAAGAATTAAGGGATATTTTGTATAACAAGATAAAAGAAGCGTTTCCTGATATCGTTTTAAATGGTGATTATGAAAATAGAATTCCTGGCAACCTAAACTTGAGCTTTTCCTATGTTGAGGGTGAGTCTCTCATCATGGCAATCAAGGATTTAGCAGTAAGTTCTGGTTCTGCGTGCACGTCTGCGTCTCTTGAGCCTTCCTATGTCGTACGGTCGCTAAATAATGGCCATGACCTTGAGCATTCATCAATTAGATTTGGCCTAGGCCGATTTACAACTAAAGAAGAAGTTTTGTACGCAGCAGATCTTGTTGCTAAAAATGTTGGCCGACTGAGAGAAATGAGCCCACTTTGGGAGATGGTACAAGAAGGAGTAGATTTGAACACCGTGAAATGGGACTCTCATTAA
- a CDS encoding Rpn family recombination-promoting nuclease/putative transposase — protein MKDKPVREKKNLDKGLKRSVGKPACCVSKGGSSSNTTSLPNQLARDKGFEKRAQYYAAKAYLRQADKGDQYHNLKEIIFIAIADCVLFPNKSEYKSKHTIRDEDTNEHDLKDFYFIFIELPKFPKNKEEQLESIVDRWLFFFKYADETTEEDLRKIAEKAPIIKLAYDDLDRFSWNEKDLIAYEERIMDLRKEEAILEYRLDLAEEKGIQIGEERGIKIGKEEGKIEVAKAMLANNVDVNTIVKFTGLSMSEIKELQN, from the coding sequence ATGAAAGACAAGCCGGTTCGAGAGAAGAAGAACTTAGATAAGGGGCTCAAGCGTAGTGTGGGGAAACCCGCATGCTGCGTTTCTAAGGGAGGAAGTAGTAGTAATACTACTTCCTTACCTAACCAGCTCGCTCGCGATAAAGGCTTTGAAAAACGTGCTCAATACTATGCTGCTAAAGCTTACTTAAGGCAAGCTGATAAAGGTGACCAGTATCATAACCTTAAGGAAATTATCTTTATTGCTATAGCAGATTGTGTACTGTTTCCTAATAAATCTGAGTACAAATCAAAGCATACTATTCGAGATGAAGACACTAATGAGCATGATCTAAAAGATTTCTATTTTATATTTATTGAGTTGCCAAAATTTCCAAAGAATAAGGAAGAACAGCTAGAAAGTATAGTGGATCGTTGGTTGTTTTTCTTCAAATATGCAGATGAAACTACGGAAGAAGACTTAAGGAAAATAGCAGAAAAAGCACCAATAATAAAGTTAGCCTACGATGACTTAGACAGGTTTAGCTGGAATGAAAAAGATCTAATAGCGTATGAAGAAAGAATAATGGATCTACGTAAGGAAGAAGCCATCCTTGAATACAGACTTGACCTTGCTGAAGAGAAAGGTATACAAATTGGCGAAGAAAGAGGCATCAAAATCGGTAAAGAGGAAGGAAAAATTGAAGTCGCAAAAGCAATGCTGGCTAATAATGTTGATGTCAACACTATTGTTAAGTTTACTGGCCTCTCCATGAGTGAGATCAAAGAATTGCAGAATTAA
- a CDS encoding group II intron maturase-specific domain-containing protein, which translates to MSLPVSGQALRGWENYYHHVCAKRAFNKIDHEIMCALWKWAKKRHPRKGLRWIKNRYFKVMNQRQWVFAAPICKNKPKEIRYLRLLRLIDIPIRQHVKIRADANPLDFKWKKYFDERVKRTKMLASSFSREGSLLLVSPLKMLFSEES; encoded by the coding sequence TTGAGTTTACCAGTTTCCGGACAAGCTCTGAGAGGATGGGAAAATTACTATCACCATGTGTGTGCGAAAAGAGCTTTCAACAAAATAGACCATGAAATTATGTGTGCTCTATGGAAATGGGCAAAGAAAAGACATCCCCGTAAAGGATTACGTTGGATAAAGAATCGTTACTTTAAGGTAATGAATCAACGCCAATGGGTCTTTGCTGCACCAATATGCAAGAACAAACCGAAAGAGATAAGGTATTTAAGATTGCTTAGGCTGATTGATATACCTATCAGACAACATGTAAAAATCAGAGCGGATGCAAATCCACTTGACTTTAAATGGAAAAAGTATTTTGATGAAAGAGTGAAACGAACAAAAATGTTAGCAAGCTCTTTCTCAAGAGAAGGTTCTCTACTGTTAGTGTCACCACTAAAGATGCTGTTTTCCGAGGAATCATGA
- a CDS encoding IS5 family transposase codes for MPQKMKVSNQNEYNKFLQERGNIFHYINEAIENWYENSPKMQGGNYIYSDKVVILVHIIVNLFRIGLRQTVGFIKGYMQQIGRDLAVISYSQASRRFKKLNIKINDCRIDKNNMEDIEIAIDSTGISIYNNTPGHSKENSANRKYHGYEQTRKLHVMLNINSKKAIAVKYSNGVYSDHYGACDLLKEVNFQHIIKALYADRAYDRHKFYKLCHEYDIKAKIPPINNAAEHPEIDYMSDRNAAIRLIKLYGEDGVKEWKKEVNYGKRSYIEGFFSRLKQIFGFSFRNKSEVNREKELLIKCYLLNQFTEIGMAKFEMAT; via the coding sequence ATGCCACAGAAAATGAAAGTCAGTAACCAAAATGAATATAACAAATTTCTCCAGGAAAGAGGAAATATTTTTCATTATATCAATGAAGCCATAGAAAATTGGTATGAAAATAGTCCAAAAATGCAAGGCGGCAACTATATTTACAGTGATAAAGTTGTGATTTTGGTGCATATAATTGTCAATCTTTTTAGAATTGGTTTAAGACAAACGGTGGGGTTTATAAAAGGATATATGCAACAAATAGGAAGAGATTTAGCAGTTATCAGCTATTCACAAGCATCAAGAAGGTTTAAGAAACTTAATATTAAGATCAATGATTGCAGAATTGATAAAAATAATATGGAAGACATCGAAATTGCTATAGATAGTACAGGTATCAGCATTTACAACAATACCCCTGGTCACAGCAAGGAAAATAGCGCTAACAGAAAATATCATGGCTATGAACAGACAAGAAAATTGCATGTAATGTTGAATATAAACAGCAAAAAAGCTATAGCTGTAAAATACAGTAACGGTGTCTACTCTGATCACTATGGAGCTTGCGATTTGCTTAAAGAAGTTAATTTTCAGCATATCATAAAAGCACTATATGCAGATAGGGCATATGATAGGCACAAGTTTTACAAATTGTGTCACGAATATGATATAAAGGCAAAAATTCCACCAATAAACAATGCGGCAGAACATCCAGAAATAGATTATATGTCTGACAGAAATGCTGCTATTAGGTTAATAAAATTATACGGTGAAGATGGCGTGAAAGAATGGAAAAAAGAAGTAAATTATGGGAAAAGATCTTATATTGAAGGGTTTTTCTCAAGATTAAAGCAAATATTTGGATTCAGCTTTAGGAATAAATCCGAAGTAAATCGCGAAAAAGAATTGCTGATTAAGTGCTATTTGCTTAATCAATTTACTGAAATTGGTATGGCTAAATTTGAAATGGCTACATGA
- a CDS encoding cytochrome b — translation MENDKYSLGLRVIHWLMAIFIIGMLCSGLYMKSLPLSNEIKFNIYTIHKACGITILGLIIVRIFFRVFTYVPPLPANFSRFVINASKTVHFGLYSLMVLMPLSGYVMSSASGKKIKYFFHIPLLINQNKDLANTANELHSMLAYFMVLFIILHILGALKHTFIDKQNIFKRMI, via the coding sequence ATGGAAAACGATAAATATAGCCTAGGTTTAAGAGTTATCCATTGGTTGATGGCTATTTTTATTATCGGTATGCTTTGCTCTGGACTTTATATGAAAAGCTTACCACTTAGCAATGAAATTAAGTTCAACATATACACTATTCATAAGGCTTGCGGTATCACTATTCTTGGATTAATCATAGTACGCATATTTTTTCGCGTCTTTACTTATGTTCCACCACTTCCAGCAAATTTTTCTCGGTTTGTAATCAATGCAAGTAAAACAGTACACTTTGGTTTATATTCTTTAATGGTGCTAATGCCACTATCTGGCTATGTCATGTCTTCTGCTTCTGGCAAAAAGATCAAGTATTTTTTTCATATCCCTTTGTTGATTAATCAAAACAAAGACCTAGCTAACACGGCTAATGAGCTACATTCGATGCTTGCATATTTTATGGTACTCTTTATAATCTTACATATACTTGGCGCTTTGAAGCACACATTTATAGATAAACAAAACATTTTTAAACGCATGATATAG
- a CDS encoding NAD(P)H-dependent flavin oxidoreductase, whose protein sequence is MLSSLWKKGTDFLGSEFAIMGGAMSWVSERNLVSAISNAGGFGVIACGAMFPDLLEKEIIETQKLTNKPFGVNLITMHPKLSELIDVCIETKVSHIVLAGGLPTKPNIEKIKSAGIEVMCFAPALSLAKRLVKMGVDALIIEGMEAGGHIGPVSTSVLAQEILPHFKNEQIPVFVAGGIGRGEMIVNYLEMGASGCQIGTLFVCTNESIAHKNFKEVFIKSAARNAIPSVQISADFPVIPVRAIANKASDDFMKRQKEVIDEYQKGQISKEDGQLEIEKFWAGALRRAVIEGDVETGSLMAGQSVGMVDKEKPVKEVVNMLVQQANNYIESKSVEVESPESK, encoded by the coding sequence ATGTTAAGTAGCCTCTGGAAAAAAGGAACAGATTTTCTTGGCAGTGAGTTTGCGATAATGGGTGGTGCTATGAGCTGGGTTTCAGAGAGAAACTTGGTTTCAGCAATCTCAAACGCTGGTGGTTTTGGTGTAATTGCATGTGGTGCAATGTTTCCAGACTTACTGGAAAAGGAAATCATAGAGACACAAAAATTAACTAACAAGCCATTTGGTGTAAACCTAATTACTATGCACCCAAAGTTGAGTGAGTTGATAGATGTGTGTATTGAAACGAAAGTAAGCCACATAGTTCTTGCTGGCGGATTACCAACGAAGCCTAATATAGAAAAAATTAAGAGTGCAGGCATTGAAGTTATGTGCTTTGCACCAGCATTAAGCCTTGCGAAAAGGTTAGTAAAAATGGGAGTAGATGCGTTAATAATAGAAGGAATGGAAGCAGGTGGGCACATAGGGCCAGTTAGCACTTCTGTTCTTGCACAAGAGATATTACCTCATTTTAAAAATGAACAAATACCAGTGTTTGTCGCAGGTGGAATAGGCAGAGGTGAAATGATAGTTAATTACCTAGAAATGGGAGCAAGTGGCTGTCAAATAGGTACATTATTTGTCTGCACTAATGAATCAATTGCCCACAAAAATTTTAAGGAAGTGTTTATTAAATCAGCCGCACGTAATGCAATACCTTCTGTACAGATAAGTGCTGATTTTCCTGTAATTCCAGTAAGAGCTATAGCCAACAAAGCAAGCGATGACTTTATGAAGCGTCAAAAAGAAGTTATTGATGAATACCAAAAGGGACAGATCTCAAAAGAAGATGGGCAGCTTGAAATAGAAAAATTCTGGGCTGGAGCTTTAAGAAGGGCAGTGATTGAAGGAGATGTTGAAACGGGATCTTTAATGGCCGGTCAAAGTGTTGGCATGGTTGATAAGGAAAAGCCTGTAAAAGAAGTAGTGAATATGTTAGTTCAACAGGCAAACAATTATATTGAGAGCAAATCTGTAGAAGTAGAAAGCCCAGAAAGCAAATAG
- a CDS encoding type VI secretion protein: protein MQLKVPAINSKFEKKNNLALLESIDLDFIPYACHYDEETILTKQGELLKIIKLEDYSSVDNYSDLRTEIRKSISKNINSLYFTVWIHTVRKRNKLSLKWNKTEDFSDKLHSARFDKLTDSKLQYINELYIVILFSDFGKHTNNSFFFNRIKNKHKLSLQGSHQELQKITDLIHSDLGPFGAKKLGLRFSEGKIYSEMIEFLHYIVTLTHKDYPIHEGDLSQYIRNFKIAFGFNTFQTIFESQQKFGSIFSIKEYREISLGNIDRCLQLESEFIITEIMIFTSNSKAIKEFNKQINMLQISEDNTLLKNSGIEEIIELEKTSSIDFCQQKIIFTIFADDRNKLAENISDLSSIMSLIGFMIFRTDLHMESHFWAQLPGNFTFITQPKNILAKYACSFAMLHDFTSGALKGGRWKEAVTVFFSRKRNPYFFNFHGKRSNGHTTILGAPNSGRTSLINFLLSESRKFNPRTVILDNTGKSIIFTKAVSGKYYIIDPKYKDKSLKFNPLNIEDSASNRNMLVELIKRMVADTSLVDVEEKIRKIVNSIFAIPKESRSISQISEVLLLLGGKVSRWCDGGEFAYLFQDGDESDIDWETKIISLNTANLTKQKECMSVILYYFLYSFEAKCDGSPAILVLDEAWEISNVFPTEKEFDNWMQRMTELNVVVILSTENLNLAFASKFTQYLDKHVDTRILMPNINANRLYMKAFSLSKEELNIILQTPTQEGLFLIKQYKGLVTLNLDLENMQEIHVLSANKETIKYMYEAIKEKGEEVNEWLPVFYEKCKA, encoded by the coding sequence ATGCAGCTAAAAGTACCAGCGATTAACTCTAAGTTTGAAAAAAAGAACAACTTAGCATTACTAGAAAGCATTGATTTAGATTTCATTCCGTATGCTTGTCATTACGATGAAGAAACCATACTAACAAAACAGGGAGAATTGTTAAAAATAATCAAGTTAGAAGATTATTCTTCTGTTGATAACTACAGCGACCTTAGAACTGAAATTAGAAAAAGCATATCAAAAAATATTAATAGCCTATATTTTACCGTTTGGATTCATACCGTTAGAAAGCGCAATAAGTTGAGCTTAAAATGGAATAAAACTGAAGACTTCTCTGATAAGCTACATTCAGCGCGGTTTGATAAACTTACTGATAGTAAATTACAGTATATAAATGAATTATATATTGTAATATTGTTTAGCGATTTTGGCAAGCATACTAATAATTCATTTTTTTTTAATAGAATAAAGAATAAGCATAAGCTGTCTTTACAAGGAAGCCACCAGGAGTTGCAAAAGATAACTGACTTAATTCACAGTGATTTAGGACCTTTTGGAGCTAAAAAACTGGGTCTAAGATTTAGTGAAGGTAAAATATATTCTGAAATGATAGAATTTCTCCACTATATTGTTACATTAACGCACAAAGATTATCCAATACATGAAGGGGACCTGTCGCAATATATTAGAAATTTTAAAATAGCTTTTGGTTTTAATACGTTTCAAACAATATTTGAAAGTCAACAGAAATTTGGCTCTATTTTCAGCATAAAGGAATACCGGGAAATCTCTTTAGGCAATATAGATAGATGCTTGCAGCTTGAATCTGAATTTATCATTACAGAAATAATGATATTTACTAGTAATAGTAAGGCAATAAAAGAATTTAACAAACAAATTAACATGCTGCAAATTAGTGAGGATAATACCTTACTTAAAAATTCAGGAATTGAAGAAATAATAGAGCTTGAAAAGACCTCTAGTATAGACTTTTGCCAACAGAAAATTATTTTTACAATATTTGCAGACGATAGGAATAAGTTAGCCGAAAATATTAGTGATTTATCTTCTATAATGTCATTAATTGGCTTCATGATATTTAGAACTGATTTACATATGGAAAGTCATTTTTGGGCACAACTTCCGGGCAATTTTACTTTTATTACACAACCGAAAAATATATTAGCAAAGTATGCTTGCAGTTTTGCTATGCTGCATGATTTTACGTCAGGTGCATTAAAAGGAGGAAGGTGGAAAGAAGCGGTAACAGTTTTTTTCTCAAGAAAAAGAAATCCTTACTTCTTTAATTTCCATGGAAAAAGAAGTAATGGCCATACTACGATACTTGGAGCTCCAAATTCAGGCAGAACTTCACTCATTAATTTCCTATTATCAGAATCAAGAAAGTTTAACCCAAGAACTGTCATATTGGATAACACTGGAAAGTCGATAATTTTTACTAAAGCAGTGAGTGGTAAATATTATATAATCGATCCAAAGTATAAGGACAAAAGCCTAAAATTTAATCCACTAAACATTGAAGATAGTGCTTCCAATCGCAATATGTTGGTTGAACTAATCAAAAGAATGGTAGCCGATACGAGCTTGGTGGACGTAGAAGAAAAGATAAGAAAAATTGTGAATTCTATATTTGCTATACCCAAGGAATCACGTTCTATTTCACAAATTTCTGAGGTGCTTTTGCTCTTGGGGGGTAAGGTAAGTAGATGGTGTGACGGTGGTGAGTTTGCTTACTTATTTCAAGATGGTGATGAATCAGATATTGACTGGGAAACAAAAATTATATCTCTCAACACCGCAAACCTTACAAAACAAAAGGAATGTATGTCCGTGATACTTTACTATTTTTTATATTCTTTTGAGGCAAAATGTGATGGCTCGCCTGCAATACTTGTTTTGGATGAAGCATGGGAGATAAGTAATGTTTTTCCTACAGAGAAAGAGTTTGATAACTGGATGCAAAGAATGACGGAACTAAATGTTGTGGTAATCTTAAGTACTGAAAATTTAAATCTCGCATTTGCTAGCAAATTTACTCAATATTTAGATAAACATGTTGATACAAGAATCTTGATGCCGAACATCAATGCAAATAGATTATATATGAAGGCATTTTCTTTATCAAAAGAGGAGCTGAATATAATTCTGCAGACGCCAACACAGGAAGGTTTATTTTTGATAAAGCAGTACAAAGGATTAGTAACTTTAAATTTAGATTTAGAGAATATGCAAGAAATACATGTACTTTCAGCTAACAAAGAGACTATAAAGTATATGTACGAGGCAATAAAAGAAAAAGGGGAAGAAGTTAATGAGTGGTTACCGGTGTTTTATGAGAAGTGTAAAGCTTAA